One Phaseolus vulgaris cultivar G19833 chromosome 4, P. vulgaris v2.0, whole genome shotgun sequence DNA window includes the following coding sequences:
- the LOC137837800 gene encoding ABC transporter G family member 11 has product MRNSEATSHVGMEIEATARPSGNGSTLPGLSPLSETLWREKANSEIIGDVSARLTWKDLTVMVTLSNGETQNVLEGLTGYAEPGTFTALMGPSGSGKSTLLDALSSRLAANAFLSGTILLNGRKAKLSFGTAAYVTQDDNLIGTLTVRETISYSARLRLPDNMPWTDKRALVESTIVAMGLQDCADTVIGNWHLRGISGGEKRRVSIALEILMRPRLLFLDEPTSGLDSASAFFVTQTLRALARDGRTVIASIHQPSSEVFELFDQLYLLSSGKTVYFGQASDAYEFFAQAGFPCPALRNPSDHFLRCINSDFDKVKATLKGSMKLRFEGSDDPLDRITTAEAIRTLIDFYRSSQHSYAATQKVDEISKVKGTVLEAGGSEASFLMQSYTLTKRSFMNMSRDFGYYWLRLVIYIVVTICIGTIYLNVGTGYNSILARGSCASFVFGFVTFMSIGGFPSFVEDMKVFQRERLNGHYGVTAFVISNTLSAMPFLILITFLSGTICYFMVRLHPGFWHYVFFVLCLYASVTVVESLMMAIASIVPNFLMGIIIGAGIQGIFMLVSGYFRLPHDIPKPVWRYPMSYISFHFWALQGQYQNDLRGLIFDNQTPELPKIPGEYILEKVFQIDVNRSKWINLSVIFSMIVIYRIIFFIMIKINEDVTPWVRGYLARRRMQQKSGAQNTTIAPDVLTQSPSLRTYVSPPTK; this is encoded by the exons ATGAGAAACTCTGAGGCAACAAGCCATGTGGGTATGGAGATAGAAGCAACAGCTAGGCCTTCAGGGAATGGTTCCACCCTACCAGGGTTGAGTCCTCTCAGTGAGACCCTTTGGAGAGAGAAGGCCAACTCAGAGATCATTGGAGATGTCTCAGCAAGACTCACATGGAAGGATCTGACTGTGATGGTCACTCTCAGCAACGGTGAGACACAAAACGTTTTGGAGGGTCTCACTGGTTATGCTGAACCAGGAACCTTCACTGCTCTCATGGGACCCTCAGGTTCTGGAAAATCTACTCTCCTTGATGCTCTTTCTAGTCGCCTAGCTGCAAATGCCTTTCTCTCAGGCACCATCCTTCTCAATGGACGCAAAGCCAAACTCTCTTTTGGCACCGCA GCTTATGTGACACAAGATGACAACTTGATTGGCACCTTAACAGTGAGAGAAACTATATCATATTCAGCTCGTTTGCGTTTGCCTGATAACATGCCATGGACAGATAAGAGAGCACTGGTGGAGAGCACCATTGTGGCAATGGGACTGCAAGATTGTGCAGACACAGTGATTGGAAATTGGCACTTGCGTGGTATCAGTGGTGGGGAGAAGAGAAGGGTTAGCATTGCCTTGGAGATCTTGATGAGACCAAGGTTGCTTTTCCTTGATGAGCCAACTAGTGGACTTGACAG TGCTTCAGCATTCTTTGTGACTCAGACACTACGTGCCTTGGCAAGGGATGGGAGAACCGTGATAGCCTCTATTCATCAACCTAGCAGTGAAGTGTTTGAGTTATTTGACCAATTGTACTTGCTTTCTAGTGGCAAAACTGTTTATTTTGGGCAGGCTTCAGACGCATATGAG TTCTTTGCACAAGCTGGCTTCCCTTGTCCTGCTTTGAGGAACCCTTCTGATCATTTCCTCAGGTGCATCAATTCTGACTTTGACAAAGTCAAGGCCACTCTTAAAGGGTCCATGAAATTGAGG TTTGAGGGAAGTGATGATCCTTTGGACAGGATCACTACTGCTGAAGCAATCAGAACTCTTATTGACTTCTACCGCTCTTCTCAGCACTCTTATGCTGCAACTCAAAAAGTGGATGAGATATCTAAAGTT AAGGGAACAGTgcttgaagctggaggaagtgAGGCTAGTTTCTTGATGCAGTCTTACACTTTAACCAAACGTTCCTTCATGAACATGTCAAGGGACTTTGGCTACTACTGGCTTAGGCTTGTTATCTACATCGTGGTCACTATCTGTATTGGAACCATTTATTTGAATGTGGGGACAGGCTACAACTCTATTCTG GCCAGAGGTTCTTGTGCATCTTTTGTCTTTGGTTTTGTGACCTTCATGTCAATTGGTGGATTCCCTTCATTTGTTGAAGACATGAAG GTTTTCCAAAGGGAGAGGCTTAATGGCCACTATGGTGTCACTGCATTTGTCATCAGCAACACATTATCTGCAATGCCCTTCCTGATTTTGATCACATTTCTCTCTGGAACCATTTGCTACTTCATGGTTCGCCTGCACCCTGGTTTTTGGCATTATGTTTTCTTTGTGTTGTGCCTTTATGCCAGTGTCACAGTGGTTGAAAGCTTAATGATGGCAATTGCTAGCATTGTCCCCAACTTCCTCATGGGCATCATTATTGGAGCAGGAATTCAG GGCATATTCATGTTGGTCTCAGGCTACTTTAGGCTTCCACATGATATCCCAAAGCCAGTGTGGCGCTACCCTATGTCATACATCAGTTTCCACTTCTGGGCACTACAG GGTCAGTACCAGAATGATTTGAGGGGCTTGATATTTGACAACCAGACACCAGAGCTTCCAAAGATACCAGGAGAATACATCTTGGAAAAAGTGTTTCAAATTGATGTGAACAGATCAAAGTGGATAAACCTGAGTGTGATCTTCAGCATGATTGTGATCTACCGCATCATTTTCTTCATCATGATCAAAATCAACGAGGATGTGACACCATGGGTTAGAGGGTACTTGGCTAGGAGGAGAATGCAGCAGAAGAGCGGAGCACAGAATACAACTATTGCACCTGATGTTCTCACTCAGTCACCATCTCTCAGAACCTATGTTTCCCCTCCAACAAAATGA